A region from the Triticum urartu cultivar G1812 chromosome 1, Tu2.1, whole genome shotgun sequence genome encodes:
- the LOC125547682 gene encoding uncharacterized protein LOC125547682: protein MEWEPEQQDLGGLGLAGICREIYRVVFRSILPYAAAGVEAALLSVLLLAHVAGYHGLIGFLVGLLFEGVSIIVLVFFSLVCTGLYVFLIASLYCTQGDFRASRRLQRHLPRVPLTRLIPTFFFALALAYIILLFSVVALLLLHYEVGLPLQLLGAAACLAGAAYVAPVFHLVCVVPMLEDAVVFAAMRKSRALLTGKFWPAAAVFVTLDGCFVALQLAFAWLVLDDALGLGLGFQLAAGVTVFVALWAVVLLTLAAQPVIYMVCKNHHHEVVDKVHLDYIGEYERLAVDGDNGVELQPVATEQITETTD, encoded by the coding sequence ATGGAGTGGGAACCGGAGCAACAGGATCTCGGAGGCCTCGGGCTCGCGGGCATCTGTCGCGAGATCTACCGGGTGGTCTTCCGCTCCATCCTCCCGTACGCGGCGGCCGGCGTGGAAGCCGCGCTTCTCTCTGTGCTTTTGCTCGCCCACGTCGCCGGTTACCACGGCCTCATCGGTTTCCTCGTCGGCTTACTCTTCGAGGGCGTCTCGATAATCGTCCTCGTCTTCTTCTCGCTTGTCTGCACCGGCCTCTACGTGTTCCTCATCGCCTCCCTCTACTGTACCCAGGGCGACTTCCGCGCTTCTCGGAGACTCCAGCGACACCTCCCTCGTGTCCCCCTCACGCGGCTCATCCCTACGTTCTTCTTCGCACTCGCACTTGCCTATATCATATTGCTCTTCTCCGTCGTCGCTTTGCTCCTGCTCCATTACGAGGTCGGCCTACCGCTGCAGCTGCTGGGCGCAGCCGCTTGCCTCGCCGGAGCGGCCTACGTCGCCCCGGTTTTCCACCTTGTCTGCGTCGTGCCCATGCTCGAGGACGCCGTCGTTTTTGCCGCTATGCGCAAGAGCCGCGCGCTCCTCACCGGCAAGTTTTGGCCCGCGGCGGCCGTCTTCGTCACGCTCGACGGCTGCTTCGTCGCCCTGCAGCTGGCCTTCGCGTGGCTGGTGCTGGACGACGCGCTGGGCCTCGGCCTCGGGTTCCAGCTGGCTGCGGGAGTGACGGTGTTCGTGGCTCTGTGGGCGGTGGTGCTGCTGACGCTGGCGGCGCAGCCGGTGATCTACATGGTGTGCAAGAACCACCACCACGAGGTGGTCGACAAGGTCCACCTCGACTACATCGGAGAGTATGAGCGACTCGCGGTCGACGGCGACAACGGCGTGGAGCTGCAGCCGGTGGCGACGGAGCAGATCACTGAAACTACTGACTAG